In a single window of the Elaeis guineensis isolate ETL-2024a chromosome 4, EG11, whole genome shotgun sequence genome:
- the LOC105036243 gene encoding receptor-like protein EIX1: protein MDLKRTQLLLLFFAFLCAQVRKLNGDSISGCIPIERNALLGFKESLKDPSNRLSSWVGDDCCTWEGVACDNRTRHIIKLDLRNTHPLSYADDLPYKKWSLGGELRPSLLGLKHLNYLDLSMNFFGGIPIPEFIGSFRQLKYLNLSFAGLGGLIPHQLGNLSSLQYLDLSYNYYYYGDNFGVSPRFLIIDNAIWIYRLSSLRYLNMSDVKFREGTHWLQALNMLPSIVEVRLFDCGINTIPLSLPYVNFTSLSVLDLSWNFHINSMIPGWLFNISSLEYLDLSFNIFWGIIPPAIKNLASLKVLDYPIICFLKATFRLCLKVCVSCSI from the coding sequence ATGGATCTTAAAAGAACCCAACTTCTACTTTTGTTCTTTGCTTTTCTGTGTGCTCAAGTGAGAAAACTCAATGGAGATTCAATCTCGGGCTGCATACCCATCGAAAGGAATGCTCTTCTTGGGTTCAAAGAAAGCCTCAAAGATCCCTCCAACAGGCTATCTTCTTGGGTGGGTGACGACTGCTGCACATGGGAAGGCGTGGCTTGTGATAATCGGACTCGCCATATCATCAAGCTAGACCTCCGCAACACACACCCGTTGTCGTACGCTGACGATCTTCCATACAAGAAGTGGTCCTTGGGAGGTGAGTTGAGGCCTTCTTTACTTGGTCTGAAACACCTGAATTACCTTGACTTGAGTATGAACTTCTTTGGAGGAATCCCCATCCCAGAATTCATTGGCTCATTCCGTCAGCTCAAATATCTCAACCTCTCCTTTGCTGGTTTGGGTGGACTGATCCCACATCAGCTTGGGAATCTATCGAGCCTCCAATATCTTGATCTcagttataattattattattatggtgACAATTTTGGAGTTTCACCTAGATTTCTCATCATTGATAATGCCATCTGGATTTATCGACTTTCTTCTCTGCGATATCTCAATATGTCGGATGTGAAATTCAGAGAAGGTACTCATTGGCTGCAAGCACTAAACATGCTCCCTTCTATTGTTGAGGTACGCTTATTTGATTGTGGTATCAACACCATTCCGCTCTCTCTTCCATATGTGAATTTTACTTCACTTTCTGTTCTTgatctttcttggaattttcataTTAATTCGATGATACCTGGTTGGTTGTTCAACATAAGTAGCCTCGAGTACCTTGATCTCAGCTTTAATATTTTTTGGGGCATCATTCCACCTGCAATTAAGAATCTAGCTTCACTAAAGGTCCTTGATTATCCTATAATTTGTTTCTTAAAGGCAACATTCCGATTGTGCTTGAAGGTCTGTGTAAGCTGCAGTATTTAG